GGCAGAAACCCTCCCGGTGGAGGTCAAAGGCCCCAGGGGTCAGGTGTTGCAGGTCGAGCACGATGAGCACATCCGACCCGGCACCACCCCAGAAACCCTCGCCCGCCTGAAACCCGCGTTCCTGCCGGAGGGCACGGTCACCGCCGGGAACGCCAGTGGCCTGAACGACGGGGCGGCCCTGCTGTACCTGGCTTCACGGGAGTACGCCGAGGCCCAGGGGTTGCCCATCCTCGCCGAGGTCGTCTCGTATGCCGCTGTGGGGGTGGACCCCATGCAAATGGGCATCGGTCCCGCCCGGGCGGTGCCCCTGGCCCTGCAGAAAGCAGGGCTGTCCCAGCAGGACATCTCCCTGTTCGAGCTGAATGAAGCTTTTGCCGCGCAATCCCTGGCGGTGATGCAGGAACTCGCCCTCGATGACCGCCAGGTGAACGTCACCGGAGGGGCCATCGCCCTGGGGCACCCCATCGGAGCGAGTGGGGCCCGGGTGCTGGTCACCCTGACGCATGCCCTGAGACGCACCGGTGGGGAATTCGGGGTGGCCAGTTTGTGCATTGGGGGCGGGATGGGCATCGCTGTGGTGGTCAAAGCCCACCATTGAGAAGGGCCGGGACACCTGTGTCCCGGCCCTTGTTGCTGTGTTTCTCTGGTCCTGCCTTTCACCTCCTTTTTCTAAGCCCCGCTGGACTGCAAGCCCCTGTCGGTTCACCGGTGACATGGGCACCTCCTTTGGGGACGGGTGGGCCGTGCCGTGTCCAGCAGGCCCACGGTGCTCTTCAGTGTTGCTGTGCCACGGCTTTGCCCTGGGTGTGGGTGCGGCCACCGAGGCGTTCAGTCACCCAGTCGGCAATGAAATCCCCGGCGTTGCTGCTGTTGTCCAGGCTGGAGTGCTGGCTGCCCCCTTCCCGGCGGGTGAAGATTTTCAGTTCCCGGTCCGGGCTGTTCACCAGGCCCGCGTAGGTCTGGTGGGCGTAATCGAGGGGAATCTGCCGGTCGTCGGCCCCGTGGGTGACCAGGAAAGGCACCCGGATGCGGTCGAGGATGCCGTTCAGGTGGATTTGGGGGATGAGTTCCATGAATTCCTCCATGTTCTGCTTGCCCCACACCCATTGCACGTGCTCCCAGTAGTGGGGGACGGGACGGTCCCCTTCGTTGCGCAGCCTGCGGAGTTGCACTTCACCCCAGTTGTGGTTCGCGCCCCACACGGCACCGAGGGCGAAGCGGGGTTCAAAGGCCACGGCGCGGGGGGCGTAGTATCCTCCCAGGGACACCCCCATCAGCCCGATGCGTTTGGAATCCATGTCCTTGCGGGTCTCCAGAAAGTCCATCACTTTGCTGGCCCAGCGTTCACTGTCCACCACCGCGGTGAGGCCCTGCAGCCTGAGCGCTTCTCCGGTGCCAGGCTGGTCGAGGATCAGGGAGGACACCCCTCGCCGGGCGAGGGCTTGCGCTGGAGCAATGCGGTAGACCATCTCCTTGGTGCTGTCGAGTCCATTGACCTGCACCAGCACCGGGGCGGGGCCTTTCACCCCTTCGGCCCGCACGTACAGGGCACTGAGGTGCGTGCCTTCATAGGGGATTTCGAGACGCTCACAATTCTCCCCACTGAGCAGGATGCTCCTCTGGAAGGCCGCAAGGAACTTCTGGTACAGGGGGAGCCGCTCCGCAAAGCCGCTGGACTGCAACCGCTCGGCGGTCAGGTAGTAGGTGGAGGCCCGGGCGAGTTTGCTGCCCGCGCTGAGTTCCCGGCCCTGTACCAGGTCCTCCTGGGCGAGGTCGCTCAGCTTGTCGGCCATCTCCACCCAGGAGCGCATGAAATCCACGGTGCCGGCATCATCGCCTTTTCTGGAGGCGTCCAGCACGGGCTGGCACATCTCGTCGATTTCACCGATTTTGGCGCCCATCTCCAGGGCGAGGTTGATGGCGATGTTCCAGACGTAATTGGTGGGAAAGTACTTGAACATGTCACTCCTGTCCGGTCAGTACCGGCGTGGTGTGGGCCACCACCTGCTGGTGGATGGCCCCGAAAACCGTGCTTTTGTCGGGGAGGAACACCTCCATGCGCACCCGGTCCCCGACGTTCATGAACGGGGTGCGGGGGGATCCGGTCTGGATCATTTCCAGGGCACGGCGTTCCGAAATGCACGCCGAACCCCTGGAGGGGTCCCGGTTGGAGAAGGTGCCGGAGCCCAGCACGGTGCCTGCAGCGAGGCTGCGGGTGCGGGCGAGCTGACTGATGAGTTCCGGGAAGGAAAAATCCATTTCTCCCCCGTGGGGCTGCCCGAAGAGGTGCCCGTTGAGGTGCACCGTGAGGGGCAGGTGCACCCGGCCGTCCTTCCAGTGGGTTCCGAGTTCATCTGGCGTGACGGCCACCGGGGCGAAGGTGGTGGTGGGTTTGGCGTGGATGGGCCCGAAGCCACTGAGGAGTTCCTGCTGCAAAAACCGCCGGTAACTCATGTCGTTGAACAGCACCAGCAGGCGGATGCACTGCTTTGCTTCTTGCACCGTCACCCCCATGGGGGTGTCTGAGAGCACCACCCCGACTTCCCCTTCGAAATCCACCTGCAGGTCACCAGCTGGAACCATGTGTGGGTCGCAGGCCCCCTGGAACCGGTCTGAAGCCCCCTGGTAGAGGATGGAGTCGCCTTCAGGCACGGTGACCTGCAGGCCGAACGCCCGGGTCATCAGCTGACCGTGGTGCAGGAACGCCGAGGCGTCCACGAAACCATACGCCCTGGGGATGGGGGCCATGAAGTCGGTGGGTTTCACCGGGAACGCCACCTTGCACTGCCCGGCGTTGAGCACGTCGGAGAGGTGTTGCAACTCGGCTTCCACACGCTCCCAGTCGTCCAGCAAACCTTGCAGGGTCGGGTGGAGGTGGGAGAGGTGCACGGCGCGCTGCAAGTCCCGGGAGACCACCACCGGGGTGCCGTCCCGGGTGCCGTTTTTGAGGGTGCCGAGTTTCACCCTTCACCCCCCAGGTTCAGGGGTTGGCGAGTTGATTGGCGATGGCCATGCCTTTGACCAGCACATGCTGGTGCACTTTGTCGGCGGCCTCTTCGGCCTGGTGCCTTGCAGCGAGGTTGAGGATGGTTTGATGGTCCACATCCTGGTCTTTCATGAAGGGCATCACGTCCGTGAAGGTGTGCATGTAGTGCATCACCCGGTAGCTTTCCGCTTCGATGGTTTTTTGCAGGTGGTGGTACCCGGAGAGGCCGTACAGGGAGAGGTGGAAGGAGAGGTTGAGGCGGGAGTACTCCACCATGTCGAAATGCCGGTGCAGTTCGTTCATCTGGTCGACGAGTTTCTGCAGGGCCTGCACGTCCCGTTTTTTCACGAAAGGCACGGCCCGCAGGGTGGCGAGACGTTCCAGGGTGGCGCGCATCTCGAAGAGTTCCCGGATTTCCCTGGGTGAAAATTCGGTGACCTGCGCCCCTTTGTGCGGCAAGATGGTGACGATCCCTTCGGATTGCAGGGTGGTCATGGCTTCGCGGATGGGGGTCATGCTCACCCCGTAACGTTCCGTGAGGGTCTCCAGCCTGAGGCGCTCCCCGGGCCGGAAGGTGCCGCGGATGATGTCGTCTCTGAGCAATTGGGCCACGGCGGATTTGATGGTTTTCGTGATCATGGGGGGGACACCTTCGTGTCTGCATTTTAACAGGGTCCACCTTTCCGTGAGGGAAGCCCGGCGGAAGCCCAAATCGGGCTTCCGCTGGCAGGGGGGTTTCAGATGGGTTGCGCGGTGTACTGCATCATCTGCTGGATGATCCCTGGGGTGTTGGCGTCGGGGGGGTGGGTGAGTTCCCAGGTGTTGACCTGCATGCTCATCTGGTGGATGGTGCGGCAGCGTTCGAAGCGCCGCCGGGTGAAGTCTTGAAGGGTGTCTTCCAGGTGGTGGCTTCCTGGGAGCATTTCGCTGAGCACGGCGCTGTCCTCAATGGCCATGCCTGCACCCTGCCCAACGTGCGGGCTGGTGGCGTGCACGGCGTCCCCGATCAGGAGCACCCGGCCTTTGTGCCAGGGGCCGTCCTGGAAGACCACTTCGATGGGTTTGTAGACGACCTGCTGAGGGTCGGTGATCTCCCGTGCGAGCTCTCCAACCAGACCGCCGAGGCCTTGCATGCGCTCTTGCATCAACTGGTGCAGTTTCTCCTGGGGCATCCAGGGGTTGCCGTCTTCCCGGGAGGTGACAAAGAGGTACATCAAATCCTTCCCGAGTGGCACGATGCCAGCGGCGTTGGTGTGGGGGGTGCTGGGGTAGGCCATCAGGTGATCGACGTGCGCTGGGCGCTGAAAGTTGTGCCGCCACACCGACATCCCACTGAAGGTGGGTTTGATGTCCCCGAAGAGCAGGGTGCGCACCTTGGAGTAGAGGCCGTCCGCCCCGACCACCAGGTCGTACTGGCCCTGGGTGCCGTCGGTGAAGGTGACTTCGATGTGGTCTGGTCCCTCTTCGAAGCTGTGCACGGTGATGCCGAGGCGCACCCGGGTGCCTTTTTCCTGTGCGGTGTGGGTGAGCATGTCGTGCAGGGCCCGGCGGGAGATGCCCATGTTGGCGGGGTAGCGGTTTCCGGCGAGGCGGGGGCTGGGGAGTTTCACCCTGAGTCCGCCGTCCGGTCCGTACATGCCGACTTCATCGAAGGGGAAGCCGGTGGCGACGTACGTGTCGAGGAGCCCAAGGTGTTCCATGGCGCGGAGCACGTTGGCCTGCTGGATGATGCCCACCCCGTAGACCGTCCATTCGGTTTTGATTTCGACGAGGTCGACTTCGATGCCTTGCTGGGTGAGGCCAATGGCGAGGGTGAGTCCGGCAATGCCGCCTCCGACGATCAAGACCTTGTTGATTCTTGCCATGGGGTTCCTCCGTTCAGCCGTGCTTGACCCAGGGGTTCACCGGGGCAGGAAGGTCGATTTCGGCTGCTGCGGGGGCATTGGCGGGTGGGAAGGCTTCGAGCATGGAGTTGGGCATGCC
This genomic interval from Deinococcus roseus contains the following:
- a CDS encoding alpha/beta hydrolase family protein; translation: MFKYFPTNYVWNIAINLALEMGAKIGEIDEMCQPVLDASRKGDDAGTVDFMRSWVEMADKLSDLAQEDLVQGRELSAGSKLARASTYYLTAERLQSSGFAERLPLYQKFLAAFQRSILLSGENCERLEIPYEGTHLSALYVRAEGVKGPAPVLVQVNGLDSTKEMVYRIAPAQALARRGVSSLILDQPGTGEALRLQGLTAVVDSERWASKVMDFLETRKDMDSKRIGLMGVSLGGYYAPRAVAFEPRFALGAVWGANHNWGEVQLRRLRNEGDRPVPHYWEHVQWVWGKQNMEEFMELIPQIHLNGILDRIRVPFLVTHGADDRQIPLDYAHQTYAGLVNSPDRELKIFTRREGGSQHSSLDNSSNAGDFIADWVTERLGGRTHTQGKAVAQQH
- a CDS encoding acetyl-CoA C-acetyltransferase, yielding MTDVVIVQARRTPIGTFLGAFRDTPAVTLGVQAARATLEGLPTGDLQDVIIGNVLQAGQGMNVARQVAVHAGLPHRVPAQTVNRVCGSGLQAIITAVHGIRCGDGQAYLAGGIENMSLAPHVMPALRQGVRLGHAEVRDTVLVDGLTDAFHHVHMGITAEHLARERGITRQDQDLFAAESHRRATEAREQGHFQAETLPVEVKGPRGQVLQVEHDEHIRPGTTPETLARLKPAFLPEGTVTAGNASGLNDGAALLYLASREYAEAQGLPILAEVVSYAAVGVDPMQMGIGPARAVPLALQKAGLSQQDISLFELNEAFAAQSLAVMQELALDDRQVNVTGGAIALGHPIGASGARVLVTLTHALRRTGGEFGVASLCIGGGMGIAVVVKAHH
- a CDS encoding fumarylacetoacetate hydrolase family protein, which translates into the protein MKLGTLKNGTRDGTPVVVSRDLQRAVHLSHLHPTLQGLLDDWERVEAELQHLSDVLNAGQCKVAFPVKPTDFMAPIPRAYGFVDASAFLHHGQLMTRAFGLQVTVPEGDSILYQGASDRFQGACDPHMVPAGDLQVDFEGEVGVVLSDTPMGVTVQEAKQCIRLLVLFNDMSYRRFLQQELLSGFGPIHAKPTTTFAPVAVTPDELGTHWKDGRVHLPLTVHLNGHLFGQPHGGEMDFSFPELISQLARTRSLAAGTVLGSGTFSNRDPSRGSACISERRALEMIQTGSPRTPFMNVGDRVRMEVFLPDKSTVFGAIHQQVVAHTTPVLTGQE
- a CDS encoding GntR family transcriptional regulator — translated: MITKTIKSAVAQLLRDDIIRGTFRPGERLRLETLTERYGVSMTPIREAMTTLQSEGIVTILPHKGAQVTEFSPREIRELFEMRATLERLATLRAVPFVKKRDVQALQKLVDQMNELHRHFDMVEYSRLNLSFHLSLYGLSGYHHLQKTIEAESYRVMHYMHTFTDVMPFMKDQDVDHQTILNLAARHQAEEAADKVHQHVLVKGMAIANQLANP
- a CDS encoding FAD-dependent oxidoreductase → MARINKVLIVGGGIAGLTLAIGLTQQGIEVDLVEIKTEWTVYGVGIIQQANVLRAMEHLGLLDTYVATGFPFDEVGMYGPDGGLRVKLPSPRLAGNRYPANMGISRRALHDMLTHTAQEKGTRVRLGITVHSFEEGPDHIEVTFTDGTQGQYDLVVGADGLYSKVRTLLFGDIKPTFSGMSVWRHNFQRPAHVDHLMAYPSTPHTNAAGIVPLGKDLMYLFVTSREDGNPWMPQEKLHQLMQERMQGLGGLVGELAREITDPQQVVYKPIEVVFQDGPWHKGRVLLIGDAVHATSPHVGQGAGMAIEDSAVLSEMLPGSHHLEDTLQDFTRRRFERCRTIHQMSMQVNTWELTHPPDANTPGIIQQMMQYTAQPI